The Acetivibrio saccincola genome window below encodes:
- a CDS encoding SDR family oxidoreductase: MKTAILTGSSKGIGKALLKRLLSLDYKVYGLSRTPQSPMENFIPVECDLLDTDKLIETIKSIEKKEPNIHLLVNNAGVGFFGPHEEINVKNIQTMLRTNLEVPIILTHLLLRTLKKNKGMIISISSVTAKKVSTHGCAYSASKAGLTHFYTSLFEEVRKTGVKITTIHPDMTKSNFYDNSNFIYDEDDDDSVLLEEQIADTLEYALTASKNLVVNDITLRPQKNKIKRKEPKK, encoded by the coding sequence ATGAAAACTGCAATTTTGACAGGTTCTTCAAAAGGAATAGGTAAAGCTTTATTAAAAAGGCTTCTTTCCCTTGATTATAAAGTATACGGGCTTTCAAGGACACCTCAGAGCCCTATGGAAAACTTTATTCCTGTGGAATGTGATTTATTAGATACCGATAAACTTATAGAAACAATTAAATCCATAGAAAAAAAAGAACCCAATATACATCTTTTGGTCAACAATGCGGGAGTAGGATTTTTCGGACCCCATGAAGAAATAAACGTTAAAAACATTCAAACAATGCTACGTACAAATTTAGAAGTTCCAATAATCCTCACCCATCTTCTTTTAAGAACCCTAAAGAAAAACAAAGGGATGATTATTTCCATTTCCTCTGTAACGGCAAAAAAGGTAAGCACCCACGGCTGTGCTTACAGTGCCTCTAAAGCCGGACTTACGCATTTTTATACAAGCCTTTTTGAAGAAGTACGGAAAACCGGTGTAAAAATTACAACAATACACCCAGACATGACTAAAAGCAATTTTTATGATAATTCAAATTTCATATACGATGAAGATGATGACGACTCTGTACTGTTAGAAGAACAAATAGCAGACACTTTAGAGTACGCCCTTACAGCTTCAAAAAACTTAGTTGTAAATGACATTACATTAAGACCTCAAAAAAACAAAATTAAGAGAAAAGAACCAAAAAAATAA
- a CDS encoding peptidylprolyl isomerase, which translates to MKSKKRLLLITVLALFFSLVLGGCGGKQEIKQGDNVVIAQVNGEDILYNEFYDIYNYTLISKEIDPETEDEEELAYMKEIKEQILEDLITRKVMQQKMEADGYEITDEIMKEAEDSFNSMIEMIGLQMQLQAQFGGDEGAEEKDYKKEAEEYVAGELELMNMTKEDYIKNMAEEIMANNYFEDLTKVVEASEEEIKSFYDKELEISKTDGNGAIDLIKPAQTRVKHILIKIADEDTGEYFNLYTGGKFDEAESFLEEKLAEIKPKAEEVLEKAKNGEDFEALIDEYGEDPGMESEEYKDGYLVDEMSNFELPFKEASLKLEEGEISDLVPTVYGYHIIKAYEKSEEKVYTLEEKRDEIKERLDREKKNEFVEKEIDRWMEEAEIVKYMDRI; encoded by the coding sequence ATGAAAAGCAAAAAAAGACTATTATTGATTACAGTTTTAGCTTTATTTTTTAGTTTAGTACTAGGAGGCTGCGGGGGAAAGCAAGAAATTAAGCAGGGTGATAATGTAGTAATAGCACAGGTTAACGGGGAAGATATTCTTTATAATGAGTTTTATGACATATATAACTATACATTAATATCTAAAGAAATTGACCCTGAAACAGAAGATGAAGAAGAATTGGCTTATATGAAAGAAATTAAAGAACAAATACTTGAAGATTTGATAACAAGAAAAGTTATGCAGCAAAAAATGGAAGCAGATGGCTATGAAATAACAGATGAAATTATGAAGGAAGCTGAAGACAGTTTTAACAGTATGATCGAAATGATTGGTTTGCAGATGCAGCTTCAGGCACAGTTTGGAGGGGACGAAGGCGCAGAAGAAAAGGATTACAAAAAAGAAGCTGAAGAATATGTTGCAGGAGAACTTGAACTTATGAATATGACAAAAGAAGATTATATAAAGAATATGGCAGAAGAAATTATGGCGAACAATTATTTTGAAGATTTAACAAAGGTTGTAGAGGCTTCGGAAGAAGAGATAAAAAGTTTTTATGATAAAGAACTGGAAATAAGCAAAACAGATGGAAACGGGGCAATTGATTTAATTAAGCCTGCTCAAACCAGAGTTAAACACATATTAATAAAAATAGCAGACGAAGATACAGGAGAGTATTTTAATTTATATACCGGTGGAAAATTTGATGAGGCTGAAAGTTTTCTTGAAGAAAAACTTGCTGAAATTAAACCGAAGGCAGAGGAAGTATTGGAAAAGGCCAAAAACGGTGAAGATTTTGAAGCTTTAATAGATGAGTATGGTGAAGACCCCGGTATGGAATCAGAAGAGTATAAAGACGGTTATCTTGTTGATGAAATGTCTAATTTTGAGCTTCCGTTTAAAGAAGCTTCACTGAAACTTGAAGAGGGTGAAATTTCAGACCTTGTGCCCACTGTGTATGGTTACCATATAATAAAGGCATATGAAAAAAGTGAAGAGAAAGTATATACTTTAGAAGAAAAAAGAGATGAAATAAAAGAACGTTTAGATAGGGAAAAGAAAAATGAGTTTGTTGAAAAAGAAATAGACAGATGGATGGAAGAAGCAGAAATAGTGAAATACATGGACAGAATTTAA
- a CDS encoding DUF58 domain-containing protein gives MEILALIIIFLAAVYIQGFLLNFFLFHNLEYSCSFSVDKATEGDSIFLEEIIYNKKPIPISWIKAEIYTSKWLDFAGKDAVIAQESRFVTSNFFLKSYQKTTRRWNVKCLKRGYYKIDKITLVGGDFLGSFSESSDVIDVEAQLLVYPAPVVLERCFRPASRIIGDTIVRRWINDDPFMFSGIREYMPGDALNRIHWKATASRNRLMVKKNDFTANLKTAVVLNIQSRDSEPDEVIDKEYIEFGIKVAATVFDKALKESLPLSFSTNGSIFNEKNPINTKEAVGWEHVNELLGILARLKLKKVQDFEYFINDIYKNYQNTEVIILTSYLTEKICNTIRKIKARKNNVSIILLNAVERENLPGDLDVYIPY, from the coding sequence ATGGAAATTCTTGCTTTGATTATAATATTCTTAGCTGCAGTATATATTCAAGGTTTTTTATTAAATTTCTTTCTATTTCACAATCTTGAGTATTCCTGTAGTTTTAGTGTAGACAAAGCCACTGAAGGGGACAGTATTTTTCTTGAAGAAATAATATATAACAAAAAACCCATACCAATTTCATGGATAAAAGCTGAAATATATACTTCAAAATGGCTTGATTTTGCGGGAAAGGATGCTGTTATAGCACAGGAAAGCCGGTTTGTAACAAGCAACTTTTTTTTAAAAAGCTATCAAAAAACTACAAGGCGCTGGAATGTAAAATGCCTCAAAAGAGGGTATTATAAAATTGACAAAATAACCCTTGTGGGAGGGGATTTTTTAGGCTCCTTTTCTGAATCTTCTGATGTTATAGATGTTGAAGCTCAACTGTTGGTTTATCCGGCACCGGTGGTACTTGAACGGTGTTTTAGGCCGGCAAGCCGCATTATAGGGGATACCATAGTAAGAAGATGGATAAATGATGACCCCTTTATGTTTTCAGGGATTAGGGAATATATGCCAGGCGATGCTTTAAACCGTATTCATTGGAAGGCAACGGCAAGCAGGAATAGGCTTATGGTAAAAAAGAATGATTTTACGGCTAATTTAAAAACTGCTGTTGTTTTAAACATTCAGTCCCGTGACAGTGAACCGGATGAAGTTATAGATAAAGAATATATAGAATTTGGTATAAAAGTGGCTGCCACTGTATTTGACAAAGCGTTAAAAGAGAGTTTGCCATTAAGTTTTTCTACAAATGGAAGTATATTTAATGAAAAAAATCCTATAAACACCAAAGAGGCTGTAGGGTGGGAACATGTAAATGAGCTTTTAGGCATTCTTGCAAGACTTAAATTAAAAAAAGTTCAGGATTTTGAATATTTTATAAATGATATTTATAAAAATTATCAAAATACAGAAGTTATAATACTGACATCTTATCTTACTGAAAAAATATGTAATACCATTAGAAAAATAAAGGCAAGGAAAAATAACGTTTCTATAATACTTTTAAATGCTGTTGAAAGAGAAAATTTACCTGGTGATTTAGATGTTTACATTCCTTATTAG
- a CDS encoding AAA family ATPase has product MEVSDVKELCERIKANISKVIVGKEDVIHLVLTALLSSGHVLLEDVPGVGKTMLAKCLAKSIDCSFSRIQFTPDLLPSDITGINYYNQKECEFEFRPGPVFTNILLADEINRATPRTQSSLLECMEEKQVTIDGETKSLSKPFLVIATQNPVEIQGTFPLPEAQLDRFLVKLKIGYPLIEESRKMLDRFQEGSPFETIDCVANKEEILEAQNTIDKIKISATVKDYIVDIVEETRNFENITLGVSPRGCIALMKASQAYAALKGRDFVTPDDVKYMAVPVLAHRIILRGYAMQEETKASETAILQILDKVKVPLEDF; this is encoded by the coding sequence GTGGAGGTTTCAGATGTAAAAGAATTATGCGAAAGAATAAAGGCAAACATTTCTAAAGTAATAGTTGGGAAGGAAGATGTTATCCACCTTGTTTTGACAGCACTTTTATCTTCAGGGCATGTTTTACTTGAAGATGTCCCGGGGGTAGGAAAGACAATGCTGGCAAAATGCCTTGCAAAGTCCATAGACTGTAGCTTTAGCAGGATTCAGTTTACCCCTGACCTTCTGCCCTCTGACATTACCGGAATAAATTACTACAACCAAAAGGAATGTGAATTTGAATTCAGACCTGGTCCTGTTTTTACAAACATTTTGCTGGCAGATGAAATTAACAGGGCCACCCCAAGGACACAGTCAAGTTTATTAGAGTGTATGGAAGAGAAACAAGTTACAATTGACGGGGAAACAAAAAGTCTTTCTAAACCTTTCTTGGTTATTGCAACTCAAAACCCTGTTGAGATACAGGGGACTTTTCCACTACCGGAGGCACAGCTTGACCGCTTTCTTGTTAAACTGAAAATAGGTTATCCCTTAATCGAAGAGAGCAGAAAAATGCTGGACAGGTTTCAGGAGGGAAGTCCTTTTGAAACTATAGACTGTGTAGCAAATAAGGAGGAAATATTGGAGGCTCAAAACACAATTGACAAAATAAAAATAAGTGCAACAGTAAAGGATTATATAGTGGATATTGTTGAAGAGACAAGGAATTTTGAAAATATAACTTTAGGTGTAAGCCCTAGGGGCTGTATTGCACTTATGAAAGCTTCCCAGGCTTATGCAGCCTTAAAGGGCCGTGACTTTGTAACCCCTGATGATGTAAAATACATGGCGGTACCTGTACTGGCACATAGAATAATACTCAGAGGGTATGCAATGCAAGAAGAGACAAAAGCTTCAGAAACCGCCATATTACAAATTTTAGACAAGGTAAAGGTGCCTTTGGAAGATTTTTAA
- a CDS encoding ABC transporter permease produces MKNKFRKWTDVYKFTLQQVFKKKGFKVVTVLVAFGIFAVAVLLNILSAKPEKDVEPSSIEKVYVLDESGFTETDYSAYLQAVDDIRFKHINFENVSNLSKQQAIEKYEENPENNLLVVVTAKDEAFEMEGILLEESSISKKEAQSLLEVMIGAFNTNKIMQVGLTQEELAMVMTPIVTLYSEVGEDTSIVVVLLKTLAPMLFSLLLYFMLLLHGLTISREVSTEKTSKLVETLITKVHPYALITGKVLAVSSAAVIQVLVWFFALLTGVFGGNAIARSVYPEYQNSVIAIIKMLRESMGEMAFSIPALILAFIIFCVGFLFFCFLAGLAGSMVSKSEDAASIQNLFQLPVVVSWLTCYIATIQEKDNILEVARYIPFTAPFSAPIDLILGKMGLINGLISAGVLILFSIGVIILSAKIYKGLILYSGQKINLRTIIDTLKN; encoded by the coding sequence ATGAAGAATAAGTTTAGAAAGTGGACAGATGTTTACAAATTTACCCTCCAGCAGGTTTTTAAGAAAAAAGGTTTTAAGGTGGTAACTGTTTTAGTTGCTTTTGGGATATTTGCAGTAGCTGTATTACTAAATATTTTATCCGCAAAACCCGAAAAAGATGTTGAACCTTCTTCCATTGAAAAGGTGTATGTTCTTGATGAAAGCGGATTTACAGAGACTGACTATTCAGCATATCTACAGGCTGTAGATGATATAAGGTTTAAACATATTAATTTTGAAAATGTTTCAAACCTTTCAAAGCAGCAGGCTATAGAAAAATATGAGGAAAATCCTGAAAATAATTTACTTGTTGTTGTGACAGCTAAAGATGAGGCTTTTGAAATGGAAGGGATTTTACTTGAAGAATCGAGTATATCTAAAAAAGAAGCCCAGTCCCTTTTAGAGGTGATGATTGGTGCATTTAACACAAACAAAATAATGCAGGTGGGCTTAACACAGGAGGAGCTTGCTATGGTCATGACTCCAATTGTGACTTTATACAGTGAAGTTGGGGAAGATACAAGTATTGTGGTTGTATTGCTTAAAACACTTGCACCTATGCTTTTTAGTCTTCTTTTATACTTTATGCTGTTATTGCACGGCTTGACAATAAGCAGGGAAGTTTCTACAGAGAAAACATCAAAATTAGTTGAAACATTAATAACAAAAGTACATCCATACGCTTTAATTACCGGAAAAGTATTGGCTGTTTCTTCTGCGGCTGTAATACAGGTTTTAGTGTGGTTTTTTGCACTGCTGACAGGAGTATTTGGAGGAAATGCAATAGCCCGCTCTGTTTATCCTGAGTACCAAAACTCTGTAATAGCTATTATTAAAATGCTCCGGGAAAGTATGGGTGAAATGGCATTTTCAATTCCAGCCCTTATATTAGCATTTATTATATTTTGTGTGGGATTTTTGTTTTTTTGTTTCCTGGCAGGCTTGGCAGGCTCTATGGTTTCAAAGTCAGAAGATGCGGCATCCATACAAAACTTATTTCAACTTCCTGTTGTAGTTAGCTGGTTAACTTGTTACATTGCCACCATTCAAGAGAAAGATAATATATTAGAAGTGGCAAGGTATATTCCCTTTACAGCACCCTTTAGTGCACCTATTGATTTGATTCTGGGTAAAATGGGACTTATAAATGGTTTGATTTCAGCCGGAGTATTGATTTTATTTTCCATTGGTGTAATTATACTGTCAGCAAAGATTTACAAAGGTCTCATTTTATACAGCGGACAAAAGATAAATTTAAGAACCATAATTGATACACTTAAAAACTAA
- a CDS encoding ABC transporter permease encodes MKMSNISGWKDVFNFTLVQTLKSKAFIIGYIIFVIFSLLIFPVMNYVLDKDTEDGGLIKIKSVHVFNETEIKNIDFDKISNLENVVNDLKFIPEDRNYEDVLEEIETEKEPSVALKISKDEGTYILHFTKSTGGIVKNAELELLGNAVKESFERAIIDYADISDAQLKVVKSQVTSRISTVGKEIDSEGNEIVVEDTSISYNDYWFLYGVIFALLMITIMASSKIATSIVMEKSSKVIEQLLISVKPLAIVVGKTLATLVAVLIQFISIIVLAFVSNKITSNAMSQQNGNVIENYINPEIVNNLGVDNILICLIIMALGIIFYSTLAALAGSTASRVEEMGESLSLFTIASLIGAYIGMGAAGSLMGMGDNPFVYFALIFPLSSPFILPGAVLLGKSSILITIISVILLIISIILLFNFTAKVYETLILHTGNRIKIKELFKMAKNSKEGQI; translated from the coding sequence ATGAAGATGAGTAATATATCAGGATGGAAAGACGTTTTTAATTTTACATTAGTGCAAACGTTAAAAAGCAAGGCTTTTATTATTGGTTATATTATTTTTGTTATATTTTCACTTTTAATTTTTCCGGTTATGAATTATGTATTAGACAAGGATACAGAAGACGGGGGTTTAATAAAAATAAAATCGGTACACGTATTTAATGAGACTGAAATAAAAAACATAGATTTTGATAAAATATCCAACCTTGAAAATGTAGTCAATGATTTAAAATTTATTCCTGAAGACAGGAACTATGAGGATGTATTAGAGGAAATTGAAACAGAAAAAGAACCTTCTGTGGCACTTAAAATCAGTAAAGACGAAGGGACATATATTCTGCATTTTACAAAGTCAACGGGTGGAATTGTTAAAAATGCTGAATTAGAGCTTTTGGGTAATGCCGTAAAAGAATCCTTTGAAAGGGCAATTATTGATTATGCAGATATTTCAGACGCTCAGCTTAAAGTTGTAAAATCACAGGTAACAAGCAGAATTTCTACAGTGGGTAAGGAAATAGATTCAGAAGGAAATGAAATTGTTGTGGAAGATACATCCATATCTTATAATGATTATTGGTTTTTGTACGGGGTAATATTTGCTTTACTAATGATAACTATTATGGCAAGTTCAAAAATTGCCACTTCAATTGTAATGGAAAAGTCTTCTAAGGTAATTGAGCAGCTTTTAATATCTGTAAAACCTTTAGCCATCGTTGTAGGAAAAACCCTTGCTACACTTGTTGCTGTACTGATACAGTTTATATCAATTATTGTACTGGCATTTGTATCCAATAAAATTACAAGCAATGCCATGAGTCAGCAAAACGGCAATGTCATTGAAAACTATATTAACCCTGAAATTGTTAACAATTTAGGAGTTGACAACATTTTGATATGTTTAATAATAATGGCTTTAGGAATTATTTTTTATTCTACCCTGGCAGCATTGGCAGGTTCTACGGCAAGCAGGGTAGAGGAGATGGGAGAGAGTTTATCACTTTTTACCATTGCAAGTTTAATTGGAGCCTATATTGGTATGGGGGCAGCCGGATCCCTTATGGGAATGGGGGATAATCCCTTTGTATATTTTGCCCTGATATTTCCCTTATCCTCCCCGTTTATTTTGCCGGGAGCGGTACTTCTTGGAAAAAGCTCCATTTTGATTACCATAATTTCAGTGATACTATTGATTATTTCTATAATACTGTTATTTAATTTTACCGCTAAAGTATATGAAACATTGATACTTCACACAGGAAACAGAATAAAAATCAAAGAATTATTTAAGATGGCAAAAAATTCAAAGGAGGGACAGATATAA
- a CDS encoding ABC transporter ATP-binding protein: MALSVQNLTKKYGEKVVVDNLSFEMNKPGVFALLGTNGAGKTTTIRIILGMLSYNSGKVLWDGKPFDAINMSVGYLAEERGLYPKYSLLDQLLYFAKLRNVPKKEAIKRIKYWSERLLVEEYVFPPKTRRGRNTKSNRTEQLSKGNQQKIQLMAALLADPQFLILDEPLSGLDPVNTDLFKQIIREEIAKEKYLIMSSHQMPTIEEFCSDIVILDRGKTVLQGNLNEIKKGYGRVNLFIKADKDINEHISQLGIKIQNKTPSEYHLKVQNEEQAMALLSKLIEEKIPVVKFELREPSLHEIFVEKVGNVHEDE, from the coding sequence ATGGCTTTAAGTGTTCAAAATTTAACAAAGAAATACGGTGAAAAAGTAGTAGTAGATAATCTCAGTTTTGAAATGAATAAGCCGGGGGTTTTTGCCTTACTTGGTACAAACGGGGCAGGAAAAACAACCACAATCCGTATTATACTTGGTATGCTTAGCTACAACAGCGGTAAAGTTTTATGGGATGGCAAACCTTTTGATGCCATTAATATGAGTGTTGGTTATCTGGCGGAGGAAAGGGGGCTATATCCGAAGTACTCACTTTTAGACCAGTTATTGTACTTTGCAAAGCTAAGAAATGTTCCAAAAAAAGAAGCAATAAAAAGAATTAAATATTGGTCAGAACGCCTTTTGGTGGAAGAATACGTTTTCCCGCCAAAAACAAGGAGGGGAAGAAATACTAAATCCAACCGCACAGAGCAGTTGTCAAAGGGAAATCAGCAGAAAATACAGTTAATGGCTGCACTCCTTGCGGATCCTCAATTTTTAATACTGGATGAACCATTGAGCGGTTTAGACCCTGTTAACACAGATCTTTTCAAACAAATAATAAGGGAAGAAATAGCCAAAGAAAAATATCTTATAATGTCTAGCCATCAAATGCCCACCATTGAAGAATTTTGTTCAGATATTGTTATATTGGACAGAGGCAAAACGGTGCTTCAGGGAAATTTAAACGAAATAAAGAAGGGCTATGGAAGGGTAAATTTATTTATAAAGGCGGATAAAGATATTAATGAGCATATATCTCAGCTTGGAATTAAAATACAAAACAAAACGCCAAGTGAATATCACTTAAAAGTTCAAAATGAGGAACAGGCTATGGCCTTGTTGTCTAAATTAATCGAAGAAAAAATTCCGGTAGTGAAATTTGAACTTCGTGAACCTTCACTACATGAAATTTTTGTTGAAAAGGTGGGGAATGTTCATGAAGATGAGTAA
- a CDS encoding DUF5984 family protein has product MEVKSEEKQMKYVIGDINKFAIQYILMPNPYDERGVIGQSWGRLDLWVSGKNLCQYKVGDTVNVYIWNLFYVIEWFCENLHHILGYDPFPLPVKGENTLELIQKADTFDIDEEDENYLWHHAKRTWIFRHTWFPNRGGSRLPSVYFRRVGENIEIAWNNNFYENKSIEFVHSKGVGVIPKKEFKGVVFAFLNNILDELDLKISERFQEDKKQLIELREKLKLLE; this is encoded by the coding sequence ATGGAAGTAAAAAGTGAAGAAAAACAAATGAAATATGTTATTGGAGATATTAATAAATTTGCAATTCAATATATCCTTATGCCAAACCCTTATGATGAAAGAGGAGTTATTGGTCAATCCTGGGGGAGGTTAGACCTATGGGTAAGCGGTAAAAATTTATGTCAATATAAAGTAGGAGATACCGTTAATGTGTACATATGGAATTTATTTTATGTCATTGAGTGGTTTTGTGAAAATTTGCATCATATATTAGGTTATGATCCATTTCCTCTGCCGGTAAAAGGGGAAAATACTTTAGAATTAATTCAAAAAGCCGATACTTTTGATATTGATGAAGAAGATGAGAATTATTTATGGCATCATGCAAAAAGAACTTGGATATTCAGGCATACATGGTTTCCTAATAGGGGTGGTTCACGGCTCCCTAGTGTTTACTTCAGAAGAGTTGGTGAAAACATAGAAATAGCGTGGAACAATAATTTTTACGAGAATAAAAGTATAGAATTTGTTCATTCCAAAGGAGTAGGGGTTATACCTAAAAAAGAATTTAAAGGAGTTGTTTTTGCATTTCTAAATAATATATTAGATGAATTAGATTTAAAAATTAGCGAAAGATTTCAGGAGGATAAGAAACAACTAATTGAGTTAAGGGAAAAGCTTAAATTACTTGAATGA
- a CDS encoding ISL3 family transposase, whose translation MDEFIKQLDPNLDYISHEIKDGKCYITVTSNRKEVTCPFCGWPSSRIHSTYNRTFQDLPVQGNKVFIIIRNRKFFCDNSDCNHTTFAERFDFISYKAKKTRRLEDEIVRLSINCSSITASKILKENVVDIGKSTVCNLLKKKETPVIDKKTITAVCIDDFAIKKRRSYGTIMVDIFTHQILDMIDSRDYETVCEWLKSYPNLRIISRDGSVTYNNAITGAHPEALQISDRFHLLKNLTSYVTEYLKKRLKPQVSIQSVSQEIKEVETIKQANENRKLTLKEKYEKIKQLSLEGRCKTEICRSLNMDIRAYDKLIAMTPEEREKLFQTKNMIIHEEKVKQKMERINEVRELKRVGLSNIEISRRTGLDRKTVRRYLDENFNPVHASYGKKRNGKLTPYIKTIDEYLERGMMGSYIVEKIREMGYDGSSSTVRHYMTDWKKRRKKYYDRSREDGTKTEIIKRENIFKLLYHPIEKVKIISEKQFEMICKEYPFFEKIYKITWEFKDMLTNKNIEAFDKWIERAKNLNIPEINSFMNGVERDMEAVRNAIKYEYSNGFVEGCINKLKVIKQIMYGRCSFETLKTKILQLEKMRLFN comes from the coding sequence ATGGATGAATTTATTAAACAATTAGACCCAAACTTAGACTATATTAGTCATGAAATAAAAGATGGCAAATGCTATATAACAGTAACTTCCAATCGAAAAGAAGTAACATGCCCATTTTGTGGCTGGCCATCATCCAGAATACATTCCACATATAACAGAACCTTTCAGGACCTTCCAGTACAAGGTAATAAGGTATTTATTATTATACGTAACAGAAAATTTTTTTGTGATAATTCTGATTGTAATCATACTACCTTTGCAGAAAGGTTTGATTTTATCTCCTATAAAGCGAAGAAAACCCGCCGTCTTGAGGATGAAATTGTGCGACTATCAATAAATTGCAGTTCCATTACAGCATCAAAAATACTAAAGGAAAATGTTGTGGATATTGGTAAAAGTACAGTTTGTAATCTTTTAAAAAAAAAAGAAACACCGGTAATTGATAAAAAGACTATAACAGCTGTTTGTATTGATGATTTTGCTATTAAAAAGCGTAGAAGCTATGGAACAATTATGGTAGACATTTTTACGCATCAAATACTTGATATGATTGACTCAAGGGATTATGAGACTGTTTGTGAGTGGTTAAAATCATATCCAAATCTTCGTATAATATCAAGAGATGGGTCTGTCACCTATAATAATGCAATTACAGGTGCACACCCGGAAGCTTTACAAATAAGTGACCGTTTTCATTTGCTAAAGAATTTGACTTCCTATGTAACAGAGTATCTAAAAAAGAGATTAAAACCGCAAGTTTCAATACAATCTGTCAGTCAGGAAATTAAAGAGGTAGAAACAATAAAACAGGCGAATGAGAACAGAAAACTCACATTGAAAGAAAAATATGAAAAGATAAAACAACTTTCATTAGAAGGAAGATGTAAGACAGAAATTTGCCGAAGCTTAAATATGGATATACGAGCTTATGATAAATTAATAGCAATGACCCCTGAAGAAAGGGAAAAGTTGTTCCAGACAAAAAATATGATCATACATGAAGAAAAAGTAAAGCAAAAAATGGAACGTATAAATGAGGTGCGGGAGTTAAAGAGAGTAGGTTTGAGTAATATAGAGATATCCAGACGTACCGGACTTGATAGAAAAACAGTTAGAAGATATCTTGATGAAAACTTTAATCCGGTTCATGCTTCCTATGGCAAAAAGAGAAATGGGAAACTGACACCATATATAAAAACGATTGACGAATACCTTGAGAGAGGAATGATGGGTTCATATATTGTGGAAAAGATACGTGAAATGGGATATGATGGTTCGTCATCAACTGTGCGGCATTATATGACAGACTGGAAGAAACGGAGAAAAAAATATTACGATAGAAGTAGAGAAGATGGGACAAAAACAGAAATAATAAAAAGAGAAAATATATTTAAGCTATTGTACCACCCAATAGAAAAAGTAAAAATAATCAGTGAGAAACAATTTGAAATGATATGCAAAGAATATCCGTTTTTTGAAAAAATATATAAAATAACATGGGAATTTAAGGATATGCTAACTAATAAAAATATTGAAGCCTTCGATAAATGGATAGAGCGGGCTAAAAATCTAAACATACCGGAAATAAACAGTTTTATGAATGGAGTTGAACGAGATATGGAGGCTGTAAGAAATGCGATAAAATATGAATATAGTAATGGGTTTGTAGAAGGGTGTATTAATAAACTAAAGGTAATAAAACAAATTATGTATGGCCGTTGTAGTTTTGAAACATTAAAAACCAAAATTCTCCAGCTTGAAAAAATGAGGTTGTTCAACTAA